CCAGGTACAGGCAAAGGGCTTCTCGCCAGTGTGCCGCCTCAGGTGGGCCTTCAGATGGCTGCTCTTGGTGTACATCTTGGAGCAGCCCGGGAACGAGCACTTGTGCATCTTGAGAAGATCGGCAGAGCTGCACCGCGGCAGCCTCGACCCCAGGAGGATACCTGCCTCACTCTGGGCGCCCTCGGTACCCCCGGCCTGCGGCTTGGCTGCGATGGGCACGGGCGCGATGCGGACAAACTGCCGGGGACCGCCCAGGCCAGTGGGGGGCGCGAGCTGTGGCACCAGGGTGAAGGTCTGGCCCTGAATATTGACCAGGAGCTGAGCCATCTTCACCTGTCCCCGGGACGCCGCCTCCTCCTGTTTTAGCCCCACTGGCTGCAGATGGACGATGATCGGGAGCCCCTTGGCTGCTGCCAACGCCTCCTTTGTGCCACATGCCTCCCCGAGCTTTGGCTGCTCTGCCACAGTCTTTGTCTCACCCTCCAGACTACTAGCCCCCTCGTCCGCACCTGGGGGCTCCCTCACCCTGCCTCTGCCCTCATCCTTGAAGCCTTGGTCCATGTTCTCCTCCAAGAACTCCTCAATCTCCTCCAGAGTGGGCCGGAACAAGCTTGTTGGGCCTCCGGGGCAGCCCTCCTTGTCGGATGCCTGGTCCTTGCTCCTACCAGCGGGAGCTCCAAGGGAGGCCTGGGAGAGGAGGTAATCGATAATGCTGTCTTCTTCCCCGTAGCAGGAGCCTGGGAGCATGGGCTCAGGGCTGGAGCAGGAGTGCGAGCTGGAGGAGTCACTCTCATCCCCAGACAAGGGGGAGGGCAGCAGCTGGTAGcaccctctctccatccccatGTGGCCCAGCTTGAGGCTTGCCGGCAGGAAGACCTCTCCAGCCGGGAACAGGTGGTCCACCATTGCTGATCACGGAAGGGCgacggtggggtggggtggggtggggtggggtgggggggggggggtcctcaggtctccagcctcttcAACACAGGTCCACGCTGCTCCTGATAACACAGAGAGAATGATGGTGAGAAGCCCGTGGTCACTCGGTACCCACGACCAACCCCTTTCGCGATGACGCAAGAAAGTGGAAGCACGAGGAGCCCAGCAAAACAGCAAACACAGTAATGGGTCTTACAGTCCAGCAGCTCCAGACCAACCAAGGTGCCTCTCTATCGAAGCTcgtcagagtcacagagcataacagcacagaaacaggcccttcagcccatctagtctgtgcctggCCCCATCTGCCTGCAGTCgaaccacacccctcccatccatgtatttagcCAAACTCCTCTTAATTATTTAACTCAAACCATATCCCCTCCgatgcagctcgttccacactccctccCACCACCGTCAGGGtgaagttctccctcaggttcctcttaaacatttcacctttattGCCCAACATTTGG
The nucleotide sequence above comes from Mobula birostris isolate sMobBir1 unplaced genomic scaffold, sMobBir1.hap1 scaffold_420, whole genome shotgun sequence. Encoded proteins:
- the klf15 gene encoding Krueppel-like factor 15; the encoded protein is MVDHLFPAGEVFLPASLKLGHMGMERGCYQLLPSPLSGDESDSSSSHSCSSPEPMLPGSCYGEEDSIIDYLLSQASLGAPAGRSKDQASDKEGCPGGPTSLFRPTLEEIEEFLEENMDQGFKDEGRGRVREPPGADEGASSLEGETKTVAEQPKLGEACGTKEALAAAKGLPIIVHLQPVGLKQEEAASRGQVKMAQLLVNIQGQTFTLVPQLAPPTGLGGPRQFVRIAPVPIAAKPQAGGTEGAQSEAGILLGSRLPRCSSADLLKMHKCSFPGCSKMYTKSSHLKAHLRRHTGEKPFACTWPECGWRFSRSDELSRHRRSHSGVKPYQCPVCEKKFARSDHLSKHVKVHRFPRTGRTARPMN